The window CTCGCACTTTCACAAGGGCTTCTCCCAAGTCATGTACGAGACGCAGAACGAGGAATCCTGGGCAAAGGCCAAGAACGATGAGCGTGCGTACGCCGAGACAGCTTTCGAAGCTGGTGAGCCCAtggacgtcgacgacatcagcgagagcgaggatGGCAACGAATCAGTTCGCACTGCTagagaggaggaggacgagcgatatgacgacgatgaagacgaagTGGCAGCCGCACTCCAGGGCGGGCGAGCACGCTCTGACGAATCTTCGTGGCCCGAAGACTCGACTTCGCTTTTGGCTGGTCAACAGGACGTTAACTCGTTGcttgccgttggctacaAATTTGACCGTTCTTTTGTTGCACGAGGCGACAAGATTGGCGTCTTCCGTCACACGGACGACAACAAGCTGGAGCACGACACTACCATCAACAATGTCGGCACGCCCAGCGGCAAGGGTTTCCGGCCGCTCAAGATGATGCTGCATAACCAGGACGCGCAGATGGTGTTGATGGACCCGTCCAACAAAAACGCCGTATACAATATGGATCTCGAGTACGGCAAAATCGTCGAAGAGTGGAAGGTGCACGACGATGTTCAGGTCAACAATGTAGTCGCTAATAGCAAGTATGCGCAGATGACGGCCGAAAAAACCATGATTGGCCACAGCCACAACGGCATCTATCGTATCGACCCGCGTCTCTCTGGTAACAAGCTGGTCGACTCAGAGTTCAAGCAGTATGCGTCCAAGAACGACTTCTCCGTCGCAGCAACCGACAGCAAGGGCCGATTGGCGGTCGCCTCGAACAAGGGCGACATTCGACTCTTTGACTCGATCGGCAAAAATGCAAAGACGGCACTGCCAGCACTTGGAGACCCGATCCTGGGCATTGACGTGTCTGCAGACGGGCGTTACATCATTGCCACATGCAAGACGTACCTGCTTCTCATTGACACGCTCATCGGCTCGGGTCGATACCAAGGCCAGCTCGGTTTCGACCGCTCCTTTCCCGCCGATGCGAAACCGCAACCGAAGCGACTTACGCTCAAACCATCGCACGTGGCATACATGGGTTCGGCCATCTCGTTCTCGCCAGCGCGCTTCAACACGGGTTCGGACCAGGAGACGTCGATCGTCACCAGTACCGGCGCTTATGTCGTCAGCTGGTCGTTCAAAGACGTCAAGAAGGGCAATCTTGGGTCGTACGTGCTCAAGCGATACGGAGGCGAGGTTATTTCGGACGAACACGCGTACGGCTCGGACCAGGCGATCGTGGTTGCGTTTGAACATGATGTACAGATGGCAAAGAGAAGTCAACTGCTCAAGCCTACACGTAAGTCGCTAGCTCCGACAGGGTTCGGCCGCTGATTCGGGATCCACTTTTGCGCTCGCTTTGGTTGTTAGGCACGCGATGTTGTGAGAGATGCGATCATACCTTTActtctcgacctcgccTTGGAGGGCGAATGTTTTGtcatcacgaatgtaaTGTAATTCAgttgcactcacgactggcgCGCGAATTAATGATACCTTTTCATTCAGCATGCGATGGCGAACAGTGCGGTTTGCACTTGGTTTTGTTCTGTGCAACGTTTGAATGAAAGAGCGAGTCGATATGAGCTCGACCCGGATTGTTGGTACGATAAGACGTGAAGAAAAGTGTGAGTTGGGAGAAAGTTGGGAGATGTGGTGTTGGTGTTTGGCAAACCGTGCAAGGTATATGACCGAGACTTGGGAGGGTTTAAGGGTTGCGGGATGCGAaattcgtgactgtacaCGTGCGGTAACGCGCCATGTTGGAGGACGAGTTTGGGGAGTTTTTCGGGAGGCGGAAGATTTGGATGAGGATGgacagattcgtgattgttgcgATACGTTTGCATCTTGGCACTTGGCTTTCCACCTTACAGGCTCATTGTCAAACTGCTCCGTGGAACGCCTCACGCATCGCTTCGTCAGACACGATCCTAAGTGTCTGCGGCGCTCGAGACATTTTGCACCATGGCACGAAATCAAGAAAAAGCGCAGTCGATGCTCTACCGTTTccgagaagcgcaagcgacCTCGCTCGGAGTCTCGACCAAACCAGCCAGACGACCTCGGCTAGCATCGTCGGTCTCGTCCCTGAAAGAGTGCGAGCGATGGCGTTCAGATGTGATCCGCGAAATCTCACGCAAGGTCAGCAAGATCCAGGATTTCGGTCTGAACGACTACGAGGTCCGCGATCTCAATGACGAGATCAACAAATTGCTCAGGGAGAAGGGACATTGGGAAAATCAGATCGTCGCGCTGGGCGGCGCGAATTACAAGCGCGGAGTGCCAAGCATGCTAGGCGACGACAAGGGAGTGGTGGGACGTGGCGGATACAAGTACTTTGGAAGGGCCAAGGATTTGCCTGGTGTGAAGGAGCTGTTCACCTCGCAGAAAGCGGACGAGGCAGGTAGGAGCGAGGAGAGGTATGAGAGGTTTAGGAATCTGCCACCGTCGTACTACGGtgatgaggacgaagacgatggtttgctgctcgaacaAGAGCGGAGCGCAGAGGAGGTGGAGTGGAACGAGCGTTTTTGGAACGTGGTCCAGGGCCTGAAGCACGACCTTCAAAGTCGCGATGACCATGACAATATGCATCTAACCGATGCtgaggatgacgagcatgGTGGGATTCAAGTACCCAAGATCCCAAGACCGAGTCCCAGACCATTAAAGCAAAGCGTCCAGGCTGTCCAGGCATCTCTCTCGGCTGCATACAATCAGCGCTTCATGGAGCACGCAGCCACACCAGCCGAATCCACATCGAAACGCGCACCacaagacgagctgcaaacACCAGCTAAACGTCACAAGAACGAGCAAGGCCATCCAATTCCGCCAACGCATCACGCTGACGCCGAACCGTCTCGAACCACGCTCGAACCACCCAGCGTGGCTGACTACTCCATCTTCTCACCCGAGGACCTCCAACCTCCCCCGATACCCGACCGTGCCGCCATCGAAAAACTCATCTTGCAAGCAAAAAAGAAGCAGTTGAGACAAGAGTATATCGGCGCTTAATCGCCGTCGCACTCCGAACTGTACTTGTACCGGCTTGTCCTCATCCCTCTCGTAATTCTCAAAAGCTTCTGAGCCTATTGTCCACGGTCTGCGCCAGGTGAATGTAGGATCAACACGGTTTCAATGCGTCCGGCATGCTGTGGAAAACACCCGAGGTCCATCTCAACAGGTGACTTTTTCACAAGCGAGAAAGATGGATCGAACAAAGTACAATTCTGCATTGATGCGGGCAGGTGTGTGTATGAGTGTGTGGAGAGTAGGTGCTATGAAGAATCGGCGTTTGCGAGCTTGGCACCCAACGGGCGGCTTCCAGACTCGAAGCGGAGAGTCGTTTTTTGGGTGATCGTGTGTGAGGCACGACAAATTCATGTCAATAGTAGAGAGGCGAAGAAAAGAGGTGACAATACAAGCTATGCAAGATTGCATATCTGCATTTACACCTTGAAACCACGCGAAGCACGACGACCACGGGCCTTCTCGAACTTGCGGCCCTTGGAGCGGATGTAGggcttcttgttcttgtgGGGGCCGAAGCCGAAGTGCTTGACGGCCTCGCGCGCGTTCTTCTGGCCACGGATGAGCACCGTGTTGCTACCGGTGGGCGCGCGCGTAGCGAGCTGGTCCAGCGTGAGGCACTCACCGccagcagcctcgatgcGGGCACGCGCGGTGTTGGTGAATCGCAAGGCGGCAACCGAGAGCTTGGGAAGCTCCAAAACTCGGTTGTCATCAGTGATAGTGCCAACAACGACAACCGTCTTGGGGGTCTCGGAGGCCGAAGCGGCCACACCACCCTGTGACTTGGTCAGGTAGATGACGCGCGAAACCGAGACGGGAGGCTGGTTGATCTTGGACATGTACAGTCGGCGAAGGATGGCCTTGTTGAATCGGCTGTCCGTGCGACGAGCAAGGAAGCGGTAGAGCTGTGTGCGATAGACGTAGGTGGTTAGATAGCCAGGATAGAGGGAAATATATCAGTAAGCATGTTGTTGCTTCTGTGTAGGAGAGGTTTCCGCCAACTGCCAGAGTGATGCAATTCCTCTCTTACTCGCAGCCCTTTTCCCTTTTTGAGGATCATATCCTTGCAATGCGTTGACCTGACGCCGCATATTGGTTCCTGGTCAGATGCGAAACCTGAACTGCCACAATCTGGTGCAGTCACCTGAAGATTTGCTTCTTGCGTCCACGACATACTGGATCTCTGCTTCTCTATCCTATACTCGACATCACTGCAGCCGTCGGCGAAAGAACTCCTTGAACATATGCATGGGCACCCTGCTGCGTGCTGAAACTTACCTTGACCAGGAGCAGGAGGTAAGGGTCCTGGCTCTTGGGAGCGGTACGCTGACCGTTCTTGACGTGCTTCTTAGCGATATCAATACCCTGAGAGCGTGGTAATAATACGATGGACAAAGAGTCGAACAGGCGATGATTAGCACGATTGTtcggtgatggtgagagAGTCACAGGTTAGGAACGGCCGACGACAGCAGTTCAACGATGACAATGATGGAGATCGTGATAGACAGTTCCGTCGTTGATGTTGGTGGATGGTCTCCTTAATCGACGTCGAGACAAAGGTAGCGAAAAGCCAATCTCCGCAATGACGACGCTCACGTTGGAGGGCTGATGCGTTCGGTGATGCGCTGTTTCCTCCTCGATCATGTGTTTGGTGAAAACCGGTCCTCCTGCACTGTCCACGTTTCTGCTACTTAACTATCCAAATTGAATACCATCATGCAATTGAGTCGTTGCCTTTGGGATGATGTATCGGCAATCCAACGAGAACGTCTCTTGCCATATGGAGATGCCTGTGCTCGCTGCCCAACCGAGGCTTAAACGACCATAACTCTCCGAAACTTTCGTGATGTATGCAGAGTCGGCACAAGTCCAATGTGACATGGTGATGAATGTGACTGCAAATCCACACGTAGGTTGCTCATAACGAGCAGGTTGGATGCTGACCACTGATCATTGCTGATGTTTGGTGTTGCTGTATGTGCAAAGATATCGATAATGCCGCCGTCGATGgatgttgttgttgctgctgtcgtcgaCCTGTATGTAGCAGGCTTGTGCCCGTTCTACATTGATGGGGCACAACTTACCATTTTGATGTATGTCTTGAAGGGGTGGCGATGGTGACGGTAGCAAAGACGATGATAGCGACGAGCCACTTTCGATGCACTCACCGGCTCTCTGTCTCTGCTAGACTTTCAGTCACGATCTGTGTCAACCTAACTGTGGGAGGCTCACAGAGCCTTGTCGAGACCCTCAAAATTCCAAGTTTCCAACTCGCGCTCAGCCTCTCACCGTTGTCGATGGATCGTCGAACTTTTGCGGTTCGAGACTTGGCTTAACTGGCACTGCGACAAAACAAGTGCCTGCACATCAGTCTGTTGCCCAACCTTTTTGGGCAGCGAAAAGACGACAGCAAGGAAAACATCGGCCGAGCAATGGGACAACATCACATGACTATTTCATTTA of the Mycosarcoma maydis chromosome 2, whole genome shotgun sequence genome contains:
- a CDS encoding uncharacterized protein (related to pre-mRNA splicing factor); its protein translation is MARNQEKAQSMLYRFREAQATSLGVSTKPARRPRLASSVSSLKECERWRSDVIREISRKVSKIQDFGLNDYEVRDLNDEINKLLREKGHWENQIVALGGANYKRGVPSMLGDDKGVVGRGGYKYFGRAKDLPGVKELFTSQKADEAGRSEERYERFRNLPPSYYGDEDEDDGLLLEQERSAEEVEWNERFWNVVQGLKHDLQSRDDHDNMHLTDAEDDEHGGIQVPKIPRPSPRPLKQSVQAVQASLSAAYNQRFMEHAATPAESTSKRAPQDELQTPAKRHKNEQGHPIPPTHHADAEPSRTTLEPPSVADYSIFSPEDLQPPPIPDRAAIEKLILQAKKKQLRQEYIGA
- a CDS encoding 60S ribosomal protein eL18, which translates into the protein MGIDIAKKHVKNGQRTAPKSQDPYLLLLVKLYRFLARRTDSRFNKAILRRLYMSKINQPPVSVSRVIYLTKSQGGVAASASETPKTVVVVGTITDDNRVLELPKLSVAALRFTNTARARIEAAGGECLTLDQLATRAPTGSNTVLIRGQKNAREAVKHFGFGPHKNKKPYIRSKGRKFEKARGRRASRGFKV